Genomic DNA from Gemmatimonadota bacterium:
GGATGGTAGACGCGCAGGGAAAGTTCGCCACCCCTGGCTTCATCGACACGAACGTACACATCTCGCTCTACAACAACGGCGAGTCGATGGTGCGCTACGAGGACCGTTTCACGGACCTCGTGATCGAGACCGCGCAGGTGGTGCTTTCCCATGGGATCACGACGGTGCGCGACAGCTACGGGGCGCTGCTCCCGCTGGTCGCGGTGCGCGACTCCATCAACCGCGGCCACGTGACCGGACCCCGCATCCTGGCGGCGGGCAACATCGTGGGGTGGGGTGGGCCGAAGTCACCGCTGTTCTCCAATTCGACGCCCTCTACCTACTTCGATGAGCAGATGATGGACTTCATCGCTCAGGGCTCGGGGGAGGAGTTGTTGGAGATGGCCCCGGACGAGTTGCGGGTGGCGATCAACGCCTACCTCGACAAGGGTCCCGACTTCGTCAAGTACGGCGGGACCTCACACACCAACAACCTGATCACCTTCTCGCCCCGCCAGCAGCAGGCCCTCGTCGAAGAGGTGCACCGGCGCGGCCTCTTTGCGGAGGTGCACTCCACCAATCCCGAGCCGCTGCGTCTGTCCGTGCTGGCGGGGATCGACCTGATCCAGCACCCGGAGGTCCACGACGTGATCATCCCGGACGAGCTGGTGGATCTGATCGTGGAGCGCGGTGTGATTTGCTCGATCCTTTCCAACGGCATCACCGGCAAGCCTTGGAAGGAGTACCAGGAACGGCGTCAGCGTGCGGACTCCGCGAGGGCAGACTCCGTCAAGGCCGACACGTTGGGGGCGCTCCAACGCACCCGGACCGGCTGGGAGGTTCGGACGGAGCGGCGGGCCGAGGGCATGGCCATCCGGCGTGCAAACGCCGAAAAGCTGATTGCCCGGGGGTGCATCACCACGCCCTCGACGGACACCTATCTGCGCGGCGCACCGGAATTCCTGCGGACCCCCAGGAACGATGAGCACTTCATGCCGGGCACGGCCACGCTCACGGCGATCGAGGGCCTGGTGGAGCTGGGGATGACGCCGGCGCAGGCGATCGTGGCCGCCACACGCACGGGGGCAATCGCCTCACAGGGGCTCGACGAGTTCGGGACGCTGGAGGTGGGCAAACGGGCCGACATCCTGCTGCTGGACGCCGATCCGCTCGCGGATATCACCAACATCCGGAAGCTCTCCATGGTCATGAAGGATGGCCGGATCATCGACCACGAGAAGCTTCCGGAAAGGCCCATCTGGTACCGGGACCGAGGCAGGTAGCCCCGATCCCGGTGGCCCGTGCTGGGCCTCAGGGCGGGACGGACCGAGGAGCTGGCGTGTCCGTCCCGCCGCGGAGTTCGCGCGCACGCGCGATGGTGCCGCCTACCGATGCTATCCCGCCAGCGGGGTGGATACGCCGAGCTTGAATCCATCCAGATCCTTGAATTGGAACATGCGTGCCCCCCACGGCTGGTCTGCAGGCTCGCTCAGCAATGCCCCGCCCGCCGCCTTGATCCGCGCGGCAGCCGCGTCCACGTCCGCTGGGCCCGCCACGTTGATCTGCAGATAGAAGCCCTGCCCCTTGATCCGGTCCCAGCCGAGCTTGCCGTCGTCCTGATTGAGGACGATCCGGCAATCGCCCGCGCCGACCACCGCGGCCGCGATCTTCCCGTCGTTCTCGAACGTCGGACCCAGCGCCATGCCGATGGCGTCGCAGTAGAAGCCAATGGACGCTTGCAGATCTTTGCAGGTGATCGAGCAACCCAGGTTGGTCGCGTTGATGGCGGCGGACGTGTCGGTCATGGGCGTTCTCTCCGGGGGTGTGCGTTGGGGGTGGAGGCCTGCGCCGCCCGGTAGGGCCGCGCAGGGAATGCTCGGTTCCGGACGGGCGGAACCTCGAGCCGGCCAGACGCGGCGGCAAGACCCGGTGGGCGGAGGTGGGGAGGGGGGCGCAGAGCACCTCGAACCCTCCAACCTGTCTTCACTCCCGGTGATCCGTGATCTCCGCCCATCCGCTAGGGTGCGTCAGAAGGGCCCTCCCCGGAGTGCAGCCTTCTGTCTCGATTGCCCTCGGAGTCACGATCATGGCATACCGACGCGCCTCCTCGCCCCACGCGTTCGTCCTGCTGGCCCTCGCCGGCCATACCCTCGTCTTCGGAGCCCACCTGGCAGGACAGAGCCGCCCGACCGCCAAGCCCGACGTCGT
This window encodes:
- a CDS encoding amidohydrolase family protein; translation: MRMVARFVWTLALTGLALSTLTLRSAELVAQERPVALVGATLIDGNGGAAVPDVTILVRDGRIAAIGPRHAVTVPGNARMVDAQGKFATPGFIDTNVHISLYNNGESMVRYEDRFTDLVIETAQVVLSHGITTVRDSYGALLPLVAVRDSINRGHVTGPRILAAGNIVGWGGPKSPLFSNSTPSTYFDEQMMDFIAQGSGEELLEMAPDELRVAINAYLDKGPDFVKYGGTSHTNNLITFSPRQQQALVEEVHRRGLFAEVHSTNPEPLRLSVLAGIDLIQHPEVHDVIIPDELVDLIVERGVICSILSNGITGKPWKEYQERRQRADSARADSVKADTLGALQRTRTGWEVRTERRAEGMAIRRANAEKLIARGCITTPSTDTYLRGAPEFLRTPRNDEHFMPGTATLTAIEGLVELGMTPAQAIVAATRTGAIASQGLDEFGTLEVGKRADILLLDADPLADITNIRKLSMVMKDGRIIDHEKLPERPIWYRDRGR
- a CDS encoding VOC family protein, translated to MTDTSAAINATNLGCSITCKDLQASIGFYCDAIGMALGPTFENDGKIAAAVVGAGDCRIVLNQDDGKLGWDRIKGQGFYLQINVAGPADVDAAAARIKAAGGALLSEPADQPWGARMFQFKDLDGFKLGVSTPLAG